One Littorina saxatilis isolate snail1 linkage group LG1, US_GU_Lsax_2.0, whole genome shotgun sequence genomic window carries:
- the LOC138958790 gene encoding uncharacterized protein: MSAYEDEATVDMNKIPTRSIERAYWRRKLPPAFRFYLEMLARELMLSQPANIYAHAAGFFEELLIQRDTELSLQPYVPYFDKLKMSAAGGAARQPPTRGALEEPRRPPGGCAGCSAVRCGRCGRFLKGGPGDGSSTGAGPSGSVCSSTTPGPGAGPSRSRVTETYRHLEGDNECRVMALPVHRDAFGRLATRQGNKDDDLITCRSLAYIVDF, translated from the exons ATGTCGGCTTACGAGGACGAGGCGACGGTGGACATGAACAAGATCCCCACCCGTTCCATCGAGCGGGCCTACTGGCGCCGCAAGCTGCCCCCTGCCTTCCGCTTCTATCTGGAGATGCTCGCCCGCGAGCTCATGCTCAGCCAGCCCGCCAACATCTACGCCCACGCCGCGGGCTTCTTCGAGGAGCTGCTGATCCAGCGAGACACGGAGCTTAGCCTCCAGCCTTATGTGCCTTACTTCGACAAGCTAAAAATGTCCGCGGCTGGAGGCGCGGCGCGTCAGCCACCGACTCGTGGAGCTCTTGAAGAACCCCGGAGACCTCCTGGCGGCTGTGCTGGTTGCTCTGCTGTTAG GTGTGGCCGCTGCGGCCGGTTCCTGAAGGGTGGCCCTGGGGACGGGTCGTCTACGGGTGCGGGCCCGAGTGGCAGCGTCTGTTCCAGCACGACTCCCGGCCCGGGCGCAGGGCCCTCGCGATCGCGGGTGACAGAAACATATCGTCACCTGGAAGGAGATAACGAGTGTCGGGTGATGGCGCTGCCGGTGCACAGAGACGCCTTCGGCAGGCTTGCTACTCGCCAGGGGAATAAGGATGATGATCTCATCACTTGCCGCTCGTTGGCCTACATCGTTGATTTctga